Below is a genomic region from Rhodospirillum centenum SW.
CAGCGATTTCCGCCTTGGTGCAACAGATGCGTGATACCATATCGCTAGACGGTGCCCCACGGATGTCCTGATCCGGCCGGCTGCCGCAGAACCAGAAACCCGGGCGCTCTACAAGAGGCCCCAAGAACGAGCAAAGCGAGGCTGCTCCAATGTCGGAAAAATCGCAGAACGTGCAGGACGTTTTCCTGAATCACGTCCGCAAGAACAAGACTCCGGTGACGGTATTTCTCGTCAATGGCGTCAAACTTCAGGGCATCATTACCTGGTTCGACAATTTCTCCGTCCTGCTGCGCCGTGATGCGCACTCGCAGCTTGTCTACAAGCATGCGATTTCGACGGTGATGCCGGCACACCCGATCCAGCTGTTCGAGCCCGCCAAGGAGACGGAACACGACTGAGATCCAGCCTGCCGAAGGGCGCGGGCCTGCCACCCGCGCCTTCGTCATCCATCCGGTCCTGCCCGAGGACCGGATGGCAAGCCGTAGCCCGGAGGCGCAGCTGGAGGAGGCCGTCGGCCTTGCCCGCGCCATCGAGCTTGAGGTGGTCGGGGCCCGCTCCATCCGTGTGATGAGGCCGCGGCCCGCCGCCCTTCTCGGCCAGGGGGCCGTGGAGGAACTGGCCGCCGCCATCGAGGCGGAGACCGCCACGCTCGTCGTCGTCGATCACGCCCTCACGCCCGTACAGCAGCGCAACCTGGAGAAAGCCTGGAAGGCAAAGGTCATCGACCGCACCGGCCTGATCCTGGAGATCTTCGGCGCGCGCGCCCGCACCCGCGAGGGCCAGTTGCAGGTCGAACTGGCGGCGCTGACCTACCAGCGCTCCCGCCTCGTGCGGTCCTGGACGCACCTGGAGCGCCAGCGCGGCGGCTTCGGCTTCCTGGGCGGCCCCGGCGAGAGCCAGCTTGAGATCGACCGCCGCCTGATCGGGGAGCGCATCGCCCGGCTGAAGGCGGAACTGGAGGAGGTCCGGCGCACCCGCGGCCTGCACCGCCGCGCGCGGGAGAAGGTGCCCTATCCGGTCGTCGCCCTGGTCGGTTACACGAACGCGGGCAAGTCCACCCTGTTCAACCGCATGGCCGGCGCGGATGTGTTCGCCAAGGACCTGCTGTTCGCCACGCTGGACCCGACCATGCGGGCGATCACGCTGCCGTCCAACCGGAAGATCATCCTGTCCGATACGGTGGGGTTCATCTCCGACCTGCCGCACGGGCTGGTCGAGGCCTTCCGCGCCACGCTGGAGGAGGTGCAGGCCGCCGACATCGTCCTGCATGTCCGCGATGTCTCGCACCCCGACACCGAGGCGCAGAAGGCCGACGTGGAGACGGTGCTCCGCGAACTGGGTATCGAGGTCGACTCGGACGCCCGTGTCGTCGAGGTCCTGAACAAGATCGATCTGG
It encodes:
- the hflX gene encoding GTPase HflX — its product is MASRSPEAQLEEAVGLARAIELEVVGARSIRVMRPRPAALLGQGAVEELAAAIEAETATLVVVDHALTPVQQRNLEKAWKAKVIDRTGLILEIFGARARTREGQLQVELAALTYQRSRLVRSWTHLERQRGGFGFLGGPGESQLEIDRRLIGERIARLKAELEEVRRTRGLHRRAREKVPYPVVALVGYTNAGKSTLFNRMAGADVFAKDLLFATLDPTMRAITLPSNRKIILSDTVGFISDLPHGLVEAFRATLEEVQAADIVLHVRDVSHPDTEAQKADVETVLRELGIEVDSDARVVEVLNKIDLVPEGERDALLRQARRTGDTVAISALTGEGLGGLFDLIDRRMVADRDVVSVAVDLADGAALAWLYQRGEVLERQDDDARALVRVGLETADVGRFRERFGYLPVPAAPVGTAAPDAGPWEARRA
- the hfq gene encoding RNA chaperone Hfq, with translation MSEKSQNVQDVFLNHVRKNKTPVTVFLVNGVKLQGIITWFDNFSVLLRRDAHSQLVYKHAISTVMPAHPIQLFEPAKETEHD